The following DNA comes from Bacillota bacterium.
AGGTGGCAACTTTCTTGGCAGGCTGCACATGAAAATGCCAAGATTCTGGGCAGCTACTCGCTCATCCTGCCAATATTCTTGGCAGTTTGCCCCGGTCAAAGGTGAAAGTGCCAATATCCTTGGCAGGTCGCGCATAAAGGTGCAAAGAAACTTGGCAGTTTTGCCGCACCCAGGAGTTAATCTGCCAAATTTCTTGGTAGAGCGGGGGCAGGCCTGCCAAGTTTCTTTGCAGCTTCACCGTATCAGGTTCCGGTCCGTCGTAGTGCTCTATGGATAAGTCTATTGGGAAAACCTATCAAACCTACGGCCTCTTTTTCCTGAGATACGCCTCGATGAACACCTCAAGCTCGCCGTCCATTACCGCCTGGATATTCCCCACCTCGACGCCGGTCCGGTGATCCTTCACCATATTGTAAGGGTGAAATACATAAGAACGTATCTGGCTTCCCCAGGCTATCTCGCGCTGCTCGCCGCGCAGCTCGGCCAGCTTCTTATTCTCCTCCTCGCGGTAATGCTCGAAAAGCTTCGCCCGGAGGATCTTCATGGCCATGAGCCGGTTGCTGTGCTGCGACCGCTCATTCTGGCACTGGACCACGATCCCCGTCGGGATGTGCGTTATCCTTATGGCGGACTCAGTCTTGTTTACATACTGGCCGCCGGCCCCCCCCGCCCTGAACGTATCTATCTTGAGGTCCTCGGGCTTGATATCGATGTCTATAGCGTCATCGATTTCGGGCATGACATCCACCGAGGCAAAGGAGGTATGGCGCCGGGCGTTCGCATCAAACGGGGATATCCGCACGAGCCTGTGGACCCCTTTCTCCGCTTTGAGGTAGCCGTACGCATTTCGCCCCGAGATCAGGACGGTTACGCTCTTCACCCCGGCCTCCTCACCGGGCAGGAAATCCACTATCTCGGTCTTATAGCCCTGCCGCTCGGCCCACCTTAGGTACATGCGAAGCAACATGCTGGCCCAGTCCTGAGATTCGGTGCCGCCGGCGCCAGGATGGATAGCCAGGATGGCGTTGTTTCCATCATACTCCCCGCCGAGCAGGGTGGATAGCTCGAGCCTCTCCACCTGGCGGGCGAGGTCCTTCAACCCCTCCTCGACCTCCTCTCCGACCGACTCATCCCCCTCTTCGATGCCCAGCTCGAGCAGGACGCCCAAGTCCTCGGCATGTGCGTTAACCTTCTCCCAGGTCTCCACCGAGGCCTTGAGCGAGCTGGCGCTCTGAAGCACCTTCTGAGCAGACTCAGGGTCATCCCAGAAACCGGGGCCGCCCATCTCCGCCTCGAGGCGCGCGAGCTCAGCCTTTTTCCCATCTATTTCAAAGATATTCCCTCATCTCTTCGATTCTCTGCTGCAAGCCCTCGAGCTCCTGTTTCATCTCCCCAAGCATGAATCATCATCCCTTCCTAGTGCATACTTACCTAGTGCTAGACTGCTAGGAATATGCTCGAAAACCCTATCGAAGGGGCTACATCCCACAATATATTGGGACAATTCCTAAGGATGGCTACAACATATGAAGGCTGTGAGGGTTTTCGAGCAATCTCCT
Coding sequences within:
- the prfB gene encoding peptide chain release factor 2 (programmed frameshift), coding for MLGEMKQELEGLQQRIEEMREYLEIDGKKAELARLEAEMGGPGFWDDPESAQKVLQSASSLKASVETWEKVNAHAEDLGVLLELGIEEGDESVGEEVEEGLKDLARQVERLELSTLLGGEYDGNNAILAIHPGAGGTESQDWASMLLRMYLRWAERQGYKTEIVDFLPGEEAGVKSVTVLISGRNAYGYLKAEKGVHRLVRISPFDANARRHTSFASVDVMPEIDDAIDIDIKPEDLKIDTFRAGGAGGQYVNKTESAIRITHIPTGIVVQCQNERSQHSNRLMAMKILRAKLFEHYREEENKKLAELRGEQREIAWGSQIRSYVFHPYNMVKDHRTGVEVGNIQAVMDGELEVFIEAYLRKKRP